A window from Cryptomeria japonica chromosome 1, Sugi_1.0, whole genome shotgun sequence encodes these proteins:
- the LOC131040345 gene encoding putative receptor protein kinase ZmPK1: MDCAGWENSARFILRLWLMSALIYSSMISVQSFNGLERLQLGYSSPSPQESETILVSPDGTFSAGFYNVGINAYGLAVWYSLTPKTVVWMANRDRPVNGRDSSLRFLKDGDLLLVDAGGIPIWRTNTKALSVSEALLLNTGNLVLRSDSKQILWQSFDSPTDTLLPEQPFTKDTKLISRMELGNYKSGYYRFYFNDENYLGMIYEGLNLSSKYWPPQGNTPCDVFGLGRTTYNITRLASLDRLGGFKSSDKFNFKASDYGEGPLRRLTMDIDGNLRLYSLDLKNLSWEITWIALTKQCDVHGLCGFNGLCKYTPEPKCVCPPGFEMEDSSDWFRGCRLIHNLSCTPDSAQFLRLPYTDFYGYDWSGHGYGLSFQECRKICMDDCYCLGFSYTTSGTGECSPKHLLISGLQSPGVTSDMYIKVSVTHSSEKNISSKLVLMPSGSSQCSHEPQLQQQNISSGVSKKGRSQLITVAASIVSAIGVAEIICMVLACGFLFRIFRSPSVHNYQGYSAVPGGLRRFKFSELRRATKNFKDSVGKGGFGTVYKGLLRPENRVVAVKRLEGVSQGEDEFRAELKMIERVNHMNLVQMIGYCAEGKQRLLVYEYVENGSLDNYLFTQDSSKVLDWSKRFQIAVDTAKGLAYLHEECLEWILHCDIKPENILLDKHFHAKVSDFGLSKLVDKGNENERKISALAFSKIRGTRGYLAPEWTMNLPITAKADVYSFGILLLELVSGRKGAEFNVAGTNFVQWAFDNVRENRWRENLVDPKLGETGMVWKSKVEMERVLKTAITCIKQDKNKRPSMSRVVEILMLPINTNNSAVQVEMDTAI, translated from the coding sequence ATGGATTGTGCAGGATGGGAAAATTCTGCTCGTTTCATTCTCCGTCTATGGCTGATGTCTGCGCTAATTTACTCTTCCATGATCTCTGTGCAAAGCTTTAATGGCCTGGAGAGACTGCAATTAGGATATTCTTCTCCCTCACCGCAAGAAAGCGAAACTATCCTGGTGTCTCCTGATGGCACATTTTCTGCTGGATTTTATAATGTGGGCATCAACGCCTATGGCCTGGCTGTATGgtattctcttacacccaagacgGTGGTGTGGATGGCCAACAGAGATCGACCCGTCAATGGACGGGATTCCTCTCTCCGTTTTCTAAAAGACGGGGACCTCCTCCTGGTGGATGCAGGCGGAATACCCATTTGGAGAACTAACACCAAAGCCCTGTCTGTTTCGGAAGCTCTGCTTCTCAACACAGGAAATCTGGTGTTGCGCAGCGATTCTAAACAGATCCTTTGGCAAAGCTTTGATTCTCCCACTGATACGCTCCTTCCCGAACAGCCATTCACAAAGGATACTAAGCTTATCTCAAGAATGGAGCTGGGTAATTATAAATCTGGCTACTACCGCTTCTACTTCAACGATGAAAACTATCTGGGAATGATTTATGAAGGTCTGAATCTGTCCAGCAAGTATTGGCCGCCTCAAGGGAACACCCCATGTGATGTATTTGGCCTCGGCAGAACTACTTATAACATTACACGCCTGGCTTCTCTTGATCGATTAGGTGGCTTCAAATCAAGTGATAAGTTCAACTTTAAAGCCTCTGATTATGGAGAAGGCCCTCTCAGAAGGTTGACAATGGATATCGATGGAAACCTTAGATTATACAGTCTGGACTTAAAAAATCTCAGCTGGGAGATTACTTGGATTGCTCTTACAAAACAATGCGACGTCCACGGTCTCTGTGGATTCAACGGTTTGTGCAAATATACACCAGAGCCCAAGTGCGTGTGCCCGCCTGGTTTTGAAATGGAAGATTCATCAGACTGGTTCAGAGGTTGCCGGCTCATTCATAACCTCTCCTGCACCCCAGATAGTGCTCAGTTTCTTCGGCTTCCTTACACAGATTTTTATGGCTATGATTGGTCTGGGCATGGATATGGGTTGTCGTTCCAAGAGTGCAGAAAGATCTGCATGGATGATTGCTATTGTTTAGGGTTTTCTTACACAACTAGCGGCACAGGAGAATGTTCTCCAAAGCATCTTCTTATCAGTGGATTGCAATCTCCAGGGGTAACCAGTGACATGTACATTAAAGTATCTGTCACCCATTCTTCAGAGAAGAACATCTCATCTAAGTTGGTGTTGATGCCATCGGGCTCATCACAGTGTTCGCATGAACCCCAACTGCAACAACAAAACATTTCGTCTGGTGTTTCAAAGAAAGGAAGAAGTCAATTAATTACTGTAGCGGCATCTATTGTTTCGGCTATTGGGGTTGCAGAGATTATTTGCATGGTACTCGCATGTGGGTTTCTCTTCCGGATATTTCGCAGTCCTAGTGTCCATAACTACCAAGGTTACTCTGCCGTTCCTGGAGGACTTAGAAGATTCAAGTTTTCGGAGCTTAGACGAGCGACTAAAAATTTCAAGGACAGTGTGGGAAAGGGAGGATTTGGGACCGTGTACAAAGGCCTTCTTCGCCCCGAAAACAGAGTGGTGGCGGTGAAGCGATTGGAAGGAGTGTCTCAGGGAGAAGATGAATTTCGGGCAGAGTTGAAGATGATTGAGCGAGTAAATCACATGAATTTGGTTCAAATGATTGGGTATTGCGCCGAGGGCAAGCAGAGGCTGCTGGTCTATGAGTATGTTGAGAATGGTTCTCTGGATAATTACTTGTTTACCCAAGACAGCTCAAAAGTTCTAGACTGGAGTAAACGATTTCAAATTGCAGTGGACACGGCAAAAGGGCTGGCTTATCTGCACGAGGAATGCCTGGAATGGATTCTCCACTGCGACATCAAGCCAGAGAACATTCTTCTAGACAAGCACTTTCACGCCAAAGTTTCGGATTTTGGATTGTCGAAGCTGGTAGACAAGGGGAATGAAAATGAGAGGAAAATCAGTGCCCTCGCCTTCTCCAAAATACGAGGGACGCGAGGGTATCTGGCACCCGAGTGGACAATGAACCTTCCAATCACAGCCAAGGCAGACGTCTATAGTTTCGGCATTCTTCTCTTGGAATTAGTTAGCGGGCGGAAGGGTGCGGAATTTAATGTGGCTGGGACTAATTTTGTGCAATGGGCTTTCGACAATGTTAGAGAAAACAGATGGAGGGAGAATTTGGTGGACCCCAAATTAGGAGAGACTGGTATGGTGTGGAAATCAAAGGTGGAAATGGAAAGGGTATTGAAAACAGCAATAACCTGCATTAAGCAGGACAAGAATAAGAGACCTTCCATGAGTCGGGTCGTCGAAATATTGATGCTCCCCATAAACACAAACAACAGCGCTGTACAAGTGGAAATGGATACAGCGATATAG